A single region of the Salicibibacter cibi genome encodes:
- a CDS encoding LCP family protein produces MPKKEPSRAIRHRRKKRRNKKIIFTLMALVGLVIIAAGGLVFYFITQANNLVEETQSPLERGEHSDMREVAVDPDEDNISVLFLGTDNRDGDLDGLADAILLATFNRDEGSVNVISIPRDSYVQIPGRPTQDKINHAHAFGGTDMAIDTVENLLDVPVDYYATLNFDAFMDTVDVFGGIEVNSSLSFTEQNADGDMDAIEIDEGPQVLDGEEALAYVRMRKQDPAGDIGRGERQQEVLGALIDEATSLSSIANYNEVFERLQKNMNMNMSFNEILGLHTYASSVNEIEYHQLDGENFRENGVDYYQVDDTDLANTQAMLKQHLDLEEEREHDANETINAEESTEQQ; encoded by the coding sequence ATGCCAAAAAAGGAACCTTCTAGAGCGATACGACATCGACGTAAAAAAAGGCGAAATAAAAAAATAATCTTCACTTTGATGGCACTTGTTGGCCTTGTCATTATCGCCGCAGGCGGGCTCGTGTTTTACTTCATTACACAGGCGAACAATCTCGTCGAAGAGACACAAAGCCCTCTGGAGCGGGGAGAACATTCGGATATGCGAGAAGTTGCCGTAGACCCCGATGAAGATAACATCTCCGTTCTGTTTCTCGGAACCGACAATCGCGATGGCGATTTGGACGGTTTAGCCGATGCAATTTTATTGGCAACGTTTAACCGGGACGAAGGATCGGTAAATGTAATCAGTATTCCGCGGGACTCCTATGTGCAAATCCCCGGGCGGCCAACCCAGGATAAAATTAACCATGCCCACGCCTTCGGCGGAACGGATATGGCAATTGACACGGTGGAAAACCTGCTCGATGTTCCTGTCGATTACTATGCAACCTTAAATTTTGACGCTTTTATGGATACGGTTGATGTATTCGGGGGTATAGAGGTAAATTCATCTCTCTCTTTCACTGAACAGAACGCGGACGGAGATATGGATGCGATTGAAATTGATGAAGGTCCCCAAGTCTTAGACGGGGAAGAGGCGCTTGCTTACGTTCGCATGAGAAAACAAGATCCTGCCGGCGACATCGGACGCGGGGAACGGCAACAAGAAGTGTTGGGTGCTTTAATTGACGAAGCCACTTCCCTCTCTTCCATTGCAAACTACAATGAAGTGTTTGAACGTCTACAAAAAAATATGAACATGAACATGTCCTTCAATGAGATCCTTGGTCTACACACTTACGCCAGTTCTGTGAATGAGATCGAATATCATCAATTGGACGGCGAAAATTTTCGGGAGAACGGCGTTGATTACTACCAGGTCGATGACACAGATCTCGCGAACACACAGGCGATGCTAAAACAGCATCTTGACCTGGAGGAGGAACGTGAACACGACGCGAACGAAACAATCAATGCCGAGGAAAGTACGGAACAACAATAA
- a CDS encoding bifunctional 3,4-dihydroxy-2-butanone-4-phosphate synthase/GTP cyclohydrolase II, whose product MFDSVEKGIKALREGRVIIVCDDEDRENEGDMVALASTATADTVNFMAKHARGLICAPITRERASSLSLPQMVHDNTDPHGTAFTVSVDHHETTTGISAEERAKTVRALASDTAKASDFKRPGHIFPLVAQDGGVLKRAGHTEATVDLARAADSNAEIGLICEVMNEDGTMARVPDLKVVADRYGLPMITIADLIHYRREHDSLVQREVETALPTKFGSFRAVGYTDVDEGQENIALVKGNIADGEPVLVRIHSECMTGDVFGSERCDCGPQLHAALEKIEEEGRGILLYMRQEGRGIGLMNKLRAYKLQEEGYDTVDANEQLGYSADLRDYGIGAQILRDLGVEKVRLLTNNPWKISGLESYGINVDDRIGLQLPPLEHNESYLKTKFHKLGHLLEF is encoded by the coding sequence ATGTTTGATTCGGTGGAAAAGGGAATTAAAGCTCTTCGCGAAGGGAGAGTTATCATCGTTTGTGACGATGAAGATCGAGAAAATGAAGGCGATATGGTGGCGCTCGCGAGCACCGCGACTGCCGATACGGTGAATTTTATGGCTAAACACGCCCGCGGGCTTATTTGCGCCCCTATTACACGAGAACGCGCAAGCAGCTTGTCGCTTCCGCAAATGGTTCATGATAACACGGATCCACATGGCACGGCGTTTACGGTCAGTGTGGACCATCATGAGACGACAACGGGCATTTCCGCCGAGGAACGGGCAAAAACAGTGCGAGCACTTGCATCCGATACGGCAAAAGCTTCCGACTTTAAGCGGCCAGGGCATATTTTCCCCCTTGTGGCCCAGGATGGCGGTGTGCTCAAGCGCGCGGGGCACACGGAAGCTACTGTAGATCTGGCCAGAGCCGCCGATTCAAACGCGGAGATCGGATTGATTTGCGAAGTCATGAATGAAGACGGAACCATGGCGCGTGTGCCGGATTTAAAAGTCGTTGCTGATCGGTACGGCCTCCCGATGATTACAATTGCCGATCTCATCCATTATCGCCGCGAACACGACTCGCTCGTTCAGCGTGAAGTGGAAACGGCACTGCCGACGAAATTTGGTTCTTTTCGGGCAGTCGGGTACACAGATGTAGATGAAGGGCAGGAAAACATTGCGCTCGTCAAAGGGAATATTGCCGACGGAGAACCGGTCCTCGTCCGCATTCATTCGGAGTGCATGACCGGTGATGTATTCGGGTCTGAACGCTGTGATTGCGGACCACAGCTGCACGCAGCGCTTGAAAAAATCGAGGAAGAAGGCCGGGGCATTTTGCTTTATATGCGCCAGGAAGGCCGGGGCATTGGGCTCATGAATAAACTTCGCGCATACAAACTGCAAGAAGAGGGGTACGACACGGTGGACGCCAATGAGCAACTCGGCTATTCCGCGGATTTGCGCGACTATGGCATCGGTGCACAAATATTGCGGGATTTGGGAGTAGAAAAGGTACGACTATTGACGAACAATCCATGGAAAATCAGCGGTCTCGAAAGTTATGGTATAAATGTAGATGACCGTATTGGGCTGCAACTACCCCCTTTGGAACACAACGAATCTTATCTGAAAACAAAGTTTCACAAGCTCGGACATTTGCTTGAATTTTAG
- a CDS encoding single-stranded DNA-binding protein produces the protein MLNQVTLIGRLTKDPELMFTNSGVAYVKLFLAVQRPFKNNEGINDVDFIPCTIWRKRAENTANYCHKGSLVAVTGRIQIRQFTNKDEEKVFITEVVGEDLRFLKLESNRRQQEQTEAKTNQPS, from the coding sequence TTGTTAAATCAAGTTACTTTGATTGGCCGTTTAACGAAAGACCCAGAGCTAATGTTCACAAATTCCGGAGTCGCTTATGTAAAATTGTTTCTTGCCGTGCAGCGCCCTTTTAAAAACAATGAGGGGATAAACGATGTTGATTTCATCCCTTGCACCATTTGGCGAAAACGTGCGGAAAATACGGCAAATTACTGCCACAAAGGCTCACTCGTAGCTGTTACCGGCCGTATCCAGATAAGACAATTTACGAACAAAGATGAAGAAAAGGTATTTATCACAGAGGTCGTCGGTGAAGATTTAAGATTTTTAAAACTTGAATCCAACCGTAGGCAACAAGAACAGACAGAAGCAAAAACGAACCAGCCGTCTTGA
- a CDS encoding UDP-glucose dehydrogenase family protein yields the protein MKLTILGTGYVGLVSGVSFAELGNDVVCVDKDEEKIKQLKKGISPIYEEGLEPLLEKNIHNGKIHFTTNLAEPVAASDIIMIAVGTPQADDGSADLSFVRTVAGELGEVLPSDKRTVVVNKSTVPIGSAEEVESMIREKNATADVAVCSVPEFLREGSAVKDTFHPDRIVIGTNVSWARERLVQLHAPLADANDIITTSSRSAEMIKYASNAFLATKISFVNEIANICEAYEANIDEVAQGVGADRRISPHFLNAGLGYGGSCFPKDVQALIALARDKNYEANLLNSTVAINATQRLKPVEILQQQFPRGLRDMKVAVLGLAFKPGTDDMRYAPSIDIIHELVKAGADVHAHDPIVLDDAAPLLPRAVSLHDNVGQAITGVDAMVLVTEWDVYKQYSIAEFSSAMTGKIVIDGRNALDAKTFKEHGFDYYGIGRR from the coding sequence ATGAAATTAACAATTTTAGGCACCGGATACGTTGGACTCGTCTCCGGGGTGTCCTTTGCCGAACTTGGGAATGATGTCGTTTGTGTCGACAAAGACGAGGAAAAAATTAAGCAACTCAAAAAAGGGATCAGCCCGATCTATGAAGAAGGATTGGAACCTTTATTGGAAAAAAATATCCATAATGGGAAGATTCATTTTACCACTAACTTAGCCGAACCCGTTGCCGCTAGCGATATTATTATGATTGCCGTAGGAACGCCTCAGGCAGACGATGGCTCCGCTGATCTTTCTTTTGTGCGGACAGTTGCCGGCGAATTGGGAGAAGTGCTCCCATCTGACAAGCGCACCGTCGTCGTCAATAAGTCCACCGTTCCGATCGGAAGCGCAGAAGAAGTGGAAAGCATGATCCGTGAAAAAAATGCAACTGCCGATGTCGCTGTGTGTTCCGTTCCGGAATTTTTACGAGAAGGTTCTGCCGTAAAGGACACGTTCCATCCGGACCGCATTGTCATTGGCACGAATGTGTCATGGGCAAGAGAACGGCTCGTCCAACTGCATGCGCCATTGGCAGATGCCAATGACATTATTACCACTTCATCGCGCAGCGCGGAAATGATTAAATATGCCTCGAATGCCTTTTTGGCAACGAAAATTTCTTTTGTTAATGAAATCGCGAACATATGCGAAGCGTACGAAGCAAATATTGACGAAGTGGCTCAAGGGGTTGGCGCCGATCGAAGAATTAGCCCCCACTTTCTAAACGCCGGACTCGGTTACGGCGGATCTTGCTTTCCAAAAGACGTACAAGCACTTATTGCCTTGGCAAGAGATAAGAATTATGAAGCTAATTTGTTAAATTCTACCGTCGCTATCAACGCAACACAACGATTAAAACCCGTGGAAATTTTACAGCAACAATTCCCGCGAGGACTCCGGGATATGAAAGTAGCCGTACTCGGATTAGCTTTTAAACCGGGGACAGATGATATGCGCTACGCGCCCTCGATCGATATCATCCATGAACTCGTCAAAGCGGGCGCTGACGTACATGCCCATGACCCGATCGTTTTGGATGATGCGGCGCCGTTGCTTCCCAGAGCGGTTTCGTTGCACGATAACGTCGGACAAGCAATAACGGGCGTAGATGCAATGGTGCTCGTCACCGAGTGGGATGTATACAAACAATACTCGATTGCCGAATTTTCTTCTGCAATGACCGGGAAAATCGTCATTGACGGCAGAAATGCACTCGATGCGAAGACGTTTAAAGAACATGGATTCGACTATTACGGGATTGGGCGCAGGTAA
- a CDS encoding sensor histidine kinase translates to MENNKETLEKIIIQMKDTIQNSKEQIFEICEQTRREYETLERELKDTTCKVTEIIKQTDERRQQAKLARNRLAAINRDFNTYSDEEAKKVYDDANEHRLQLAVMENEEKQLRERRDQIERQLLQLEDTLNRAELLVGQVSVVHNFLDGDLREVGEMVEEAKEKQAFGLKIIRAQEEERRRVAREIHDGPAQLLANVLLRSEIIGRTYNEHGLDAALNEIQDVREAIKGSLAEVRRIIYDLRPMALDDLGLIPTLKKYLDGIADEQTETDIRFVLHGNEYRMEVNLEVALFRLVQESVQNALKHANAKQISVKAEMRATQVHLIIHDDGRGFDPEELSQPGFGLIGMKERVNELKGDLKIESSKGKGTKITIIVPINTE, encoded by the coding sequence TTGGAAAATAACAAGGAAACCCTTGAAAAAATCATCATACAAATGAAGGACACGATCCAAAACAGCAAAGAACAGATTTTTGAAATATGCGAGCAAACAAGGCGAGAGTATGAAACATTGGAGAGGGAACTAAAGGACACGACCTGCAAAGTGACTGAAATTATTAAACAAACAGATGAAAGACGGCAACAAGCGAAATTGGCACGCAATCGCCTCGCTGCAATTAATCGAGATTTTAACACATATTCCGATGAAGAAGCCAAAAAAGTGTATGATGATGCAAATGAGCATCGCCTCCAACTCGCCGTTATGGAAAATGAAGAAAAACAGTTGCGGGAAAGACGAGATCAAATTGAGCGCCAGCTGTTACAGTTGGAAGATACGTTGAACCGCGCAGAGTTGCTTGTGGGACAAGTATCGGTGGTGCATAATTTTCTGGATGGCGATTTGCGTGAGGTTGGGGAAATGGTCGAGGAAGCAAAAGAAAAACAGGCATTTGGGTTGAAGATCATTCGAGCCCAGGAAGAAGAGCGCCGGCGAGTGGCGAGGGAGATTCATGATGGACCTGCGCAATTGTTGGCGAATGTTCTTCTCCGATCGGAGATCATTGGCCGAACCTACAACGAGCACGGTCTCGATGCTGCCTTAAATGAAATACAGGATGTTCGTGAAGCGATTAAGGGCAGTCTCGCCGAAGTAAGGCGTATCATCTATGATCTTCGCCCCATGGCGCTCGACGATTTGGGGCTTATCCCAACGTTAAAAAAGTATTTGGACGGCATTGCGGATGAACAAACTGAGACAGATATTCGTTTTGTCCTCCACGGCAATGAATATAGGATGGAAGTAAATCTGGAAGTAGCCTTGTTCAGGCTGGTTCAGGAATCTGTCCAAAATGCACTCAAACACGCGAACGCCAAGCAAATTTCAGTGAAAGCTGAGATGCGTGCAACACAAGTTCATTTGATCATTCATGATGATGGTCGGGGATTTGATCCGGAGGAATTATCACAGCCTGGCTTCGGTCTTATAGGCATGAAAGAGCGAGTGAACGAGCTCAAAGGCGATTTAAAGATTGAATCATCCAAAGGGAAAGGAACCAAAATTACAATTATCGTGCCGATTAATACCGAATAG
- a CDS encoding YigZ family protein, translating to MCQSHYTIKNDGIYEQTIKKSRFIAHMRRIQDEDDAKAFIAEIKTKHLNATHNCSAYVLGMGNETQKANDDGEPSGTAGVPMLNVLVKQELKNTAVVVTRYFGGVKLGAGGLIRAYGNSVTEAINDIGTVHRQPMQKYKLTIAYALLGKIENELRESPYKLVSKDYGTHVDIHVAVNINDKESFEKWIVNTSNNRVTISSSGTSYMEKDV from the coding sequence ATGTGTCAATCGCACTATACCATAAAAAATGATGGCATATATGAACAGACGATCAAAAAGTCGAGGTTCATTGCACACATGCGAAGGATTCAAGACGAAGACGACGCCAAGGCTTTCATTGCAGAAATAAAAACCAAACATCTCAATGCCACCCATAACTGCTCCGCATACGTGCTTGGGATGGGAAATGAAACACAAAAAGCAAATGATGACGGAGAACCGTCGGGAACAGCCGGCGTTCCAATGTTAAATGTGTTGGTGAAACAGGAATTAAAAAATACAGCCGTTGTCGTTACGCGTTATTTCGGAGGGGTTAAGCTGGGCGCCGGAGGATTGATACGCGCATACGGAAATAGCGTCACCGAAGCCATTAACGATATAGGAACCGTACATCGACAGCCGATGCAGAAATATAAATTAACCATTGCTTATGCGCTTCTCGGAAAAATTGAAAATGAACTGCGGGAATCCCCTTATAAGCTAGTATCCAAAGATTATGGCACGCATGTGGACATCCATGTCGCCGTAAACATCAATGATAAGGAATCATTCGAAAAGTGGATCGTCAACACTTCCAACAATCGTGTAACGATCAGCTCATCAGGAACGTCATATATGGAAAAGGACGTTTGA
- a CDS encoding riboflavin synthase yields MFTGLIEEVGVVDNIVQTGQKGKIAIRCAHVLEDARIGDSIAVNGVCLTVTSIHDALFTADIMAETLASTSLSQLKPNDPVNLERPMAATDRFGGHIVAGHVDGVGEIIKRTTESQAVNFEVKVADDLLRYIVKKGSVTVDGISLTVAHEHADRFTVAIIPHTLKETNLGSKSVEDHVNIETDIIGKYVEKLLQPTNRDEQSEEMIDRLLEKTKGGKGNV; encoded by the coding sequence ATGTTCACAGGGTTGATTGAGGAAGTCGGAGTGGTCGACAACATTGTCCAAACCGGACAAAAGGGAAAAATAGCCATCCGTTGCGCGCACGTATTGGAAGACGCTCGCATTGGTGACAGCATCGCGGTTAACGGGGTGTGCCTGACGGTTACCTCGATCCACGACGCTCTATTTACAGCAGATATCATGGCAGAAACGCTCGCGAGCACGAGCCTTTCCCAACTCAAGCCCAATGATCCGGTCAACCTGGAAAGGCCCATGGCTGCAACGGATCGTTTTGGCGGACATATCGTTGCGGGCCATGTCGATGGGGTTGGGGAGATCATAAAACGCACGACCGAAAGCCAAGCGGTGAATTTTGAGGTCAAAGTTGCGGATGATTTACTGCGCTATATTGTGAAAAAAGGCTCGGTAACCGTTGATGGGATCAGCTTGACGGTCGCCCATGAACATGCTGATCGTTTTACCGTCGCGATCATTCCCCATACGCTTAAAGAAACAAATCTCGGTAGTAAATCTGTCGAAGACCATGTGAATATAGAAACGGATATCATCGGCAAATATGTAGAAAAATTACTACAGCCAACGAATAGGGATGAACAGTCGGAGGAAATGATTGATAGACTTCTCGAGAAAACGAAAGGGGGGAAAGGTAATGTTTGA
- the galU gene encoding UTP--glucose-1-phosphate uridylyltransferase GalU yields MKVKKAVIPAAGLGTRFLPASKALPKEMLPIVDTPTIQYIVEEAIESGIEDILIVSGRGKRAIEDHFDKSYELEETLERSEKWDRLEEVKKISNMASIHYVRQKEPKGLGHAIACARTFIGDEPFAVMLGDDIVRSEGKPCLQQLMDIYEDSEASVLGVQDVPENKVSSYGIVSAANGTDSSIVNVTDLVEKPKQEEAPSTLAIMGRYVLTPEIMPILEEMPPGAGNEIQLTDAIKKLAGIQEVNAFRFDGDRYDVGDKLGFIQATLDFALHRKDLSEDLKAYIRQLDI; encoded by the coding sequence ATGAAAGTAAAAAAAGCAGTCATTCCGGCAGCAGGACTCGGTACACGGTTCTTGCCGGCGAGTAAAGCCTTGCCAAAAGAAATGTTGCCGATTGTTGACACGCCAACGATCCAATACATAGTGGAAGAAGCCATAGAGTCAGGGATCGAGGATATTCTTATCGTAAGCGGACGCGGAAAACGAGCGATTGAAGACCATTTTGACAAATCGTATGAATTGGAAGAGACGTTGGAACGAAGCGAAAAATGGGACCGATTGGAAGAAGTAAAAAAAATCTCTAACATGGCGAGCATTCATTACGTCCGTCAAAAAGAACCAAAAGGATTAGGGCACGCCATTGCTTGTGCGCGCACGTTTATCGGAGATGAACCATTTGCCGTAATGCTCGGGGATGACATCGTCCGTTCCGAAGGCAAACCTTGTTTGCAACAGCTCATGGACATATATGAGGACAGCGAAGCTTCCGTATTGGGTGTACAAGATGTTCCGGAGAACAAGGTTTCAAGCTATGGGATCGTTTCGGCAGCAAATGGAACAGATTCGAGCATTGTTAATGTTACCGATCTTGTAGAAAAACCGAAACAAGAAGAAGCGCCATCGACGTTGGCGATTATGGGCAGATATGTGTTGACGCCTGAAATTATGCCGATTTTGGAAGAAATGCCGCCCGGAGCAGGGAATGAAATTCAGCTTACCGATGCGATCAAAAAACTGGCAGGTATACAAGAAGTGAACGCTTTTCGATTCGATGGAGACCGCTATGATGTCGGGGATAAACTTGGCTTTATCCAAGCAACTCTTGATTTTGCACTCCATCGCAAAGATTTAAGCGAAGACTTGAAAGCCTATATCAGACAGTTAGATATTTAA
- a CDS encoding class I SAM-dependent methyltransferase, producing the protein MKNNHKAVQKTFSASAEKYVHSSLHAKGKDLQALAATINLAGEETVLDIATGGGHVANALAPLAREVVAMDVTVEMLQSAEAFIHGNGHENVRFIEGDAEATPFSDEAFDVTVSRIAAHHFSRPGAFLQETFRVLESGGSFFLLDNTVPEADVFDTFYNKVEKLRDPSHIRAWKKSEWIAKIEKAGFTVEHMQRFRKTFDFQDWCARLDVPAEKRGMLQQLFAEAPPSTRQKFNIRYDDDGHVRTFDGESILLHACK; encoded by the coding sequence ATGAAAAACAATCATAAAGCGGTGCAAAAAACATTTTCTGCTTCAGCAGAAAAGTATGTACATAGCTCCCTGCACGCAAAAGGAAAAGATTTACAAGCATTGGCAGCAACAATAAACCTAGCCGGTGAAGAAACGGTGCTCGACATTGCCACGGGCGGCGGGCATGTGGCGAACGCCCTGGCACCATTGGCAAGAGAAGTTGTCGCCATGGATGTCACTGTAGAAATGCTACAATCGGCAGAAGCGTTTATCCATGGAAACGGACATGAAAACGTTCGTTTTATCGAGGGGGACGCTGAGGCCACTCCATTTTCGGATGAAGCATTTGATGTAACTGTGAGCAGAATCGCTGCCCATCATTTTTCCCGGCCGGGCGCATTTTTGCAGGAAACCTTCCGGGTGTTGGAATCCGGAGGCTCTTTTTTCTTGTTGGATAATACAGTTCCGGAAGCAGATGTATTTGACACGTTTTATAATAAGGTTGAAAAGCTGCGCGATCCAAGCCATATCCGGGCATGGAAAAAGAGCGAATGGATCGCAAAAATAGAAAAGGCCGGTTTTACCGTGGAACATATGCAACGATTCCGGAAAACGTTCGATTTTCAAGATTGGTGCGCGCGGCTCGACGTCCCGGCTGAAAAAAGAGGAATGTTACAACAGCTATTTGCCGAAGCCCCTCCATCGACTCGGCAGAAGTTTAACATTCGATACGATGATGATGGTCACGTCCGCACATTCGACGGGGAATCGATCCTGTTGCATGCGTGTAAATAA
- the ribH gene encoding 6,7-dimethyl-8-ribityllumazine synthase, whose translation MGETFEGNLVGTDVKIGIVVGRFNEFITGKLLEGAEGTLVRHGASPENIDVAKVPGAFEIPFAAKQMLKTGQYDAIITLGTVIRGSTPHFDYVCNEVSKGVSSLSLSFDTPVIFGVITTETIEQAIERAGTKAGNKGVEAATAAIEMANLKKVLNQK comes from the coding sequence ATGGGAGAAACATTCGAAGGAAACTTGGTTGGAACAGATGTAAAAATAGGCATTGTCGTCGGACGCTTCAACGAATTCATCACCGGCAAACTTCTTGAAGGCGCAGAAGGAACGTTGGTCAGGCACGGGGCGAGCCCGGAAAACATTGATGTCGCCAAAGTGCCCGGCGCTTTTGAGATTCCTTTTGCCGCAAAACAAATGCTAAAAACTGGACAATACGACGCGATCATTACACTTGGCACCGTTATCCGCGGTTCAACTCCTCATTTTGATTACGTGTGTAACGAAGTTTCGAAAGGCGTTTCGTCTCTGTCGCTCTCCTTCGATACGCCGGTTATTTTCGGCGTGATTACGACGGAAACCATTGAACAAGCGATTGAACGTGCCGGCACAAAAGCAGGAAATAAAGGGGTAGAAGCCGCAACTGCCGCGATTGAAATGGCAAACCTCAAAAAGGTGTTAAACCAAAAGTAG
- a CDS encoding nucleoside deaminase produces the protein MTKETFMRKAIQLACETVDHGNTPFGAVIVKDGKIISGEANEVASGNDPTAHAELLAIRTAGKQLGTENLAGYELFASGEPCPMCLGAIYAAGIENVYVAYSLEEAVEYGLASPYVYEQVAKPNDKRDISFIPLKPSLVEEHPYDVWKRQVKSDEKQS, from the coding sequence ATGACAAAGGAAACCTTTATGAGAAAAGCAATCCAGCTAGCTTGTGAAACGGTCGACCATGGCAATACACCATTTGGAGCCGTGATCGTAAAAGATGGGAAAATCATCAGCGGGGAAGCTAATGAAGTAGCCAGCGGAAACGATCCGACAGCGCATGCGGAGTTGCTTGCCATACGAACGGCAGGAAAGCAGCTCGGAACCGAAAATTTGGCAGGTTATGAGCTTTTTGCCAGCGGAGAACCCTGTCCAATGTGTTTGGGAGCTATATATGCGGCAGGTATTGAAAATGTCTACGTCGCATATTCCCTTGAAGAAGCAGTTGAATATGGTTTGGCTTCTCCGTATGTTTACGAGCAAGTGGCAAAACCAAACGATAAAAGGGATATTTCGTTTATCCCTCTTAAACCGAGTCTTGTCGAAGAACATCCCTATGACGTTTGGAAAAGGCAGGTAAAGAGTGATGAAAAACAATCATAA
- a CDS encoding response regulator — MAARGQIKLILIDDHKLFREGVKRILEMEDQLEIVAEGDDGNEATRLAAQHRPDVVLMDINMPGVNGVEATRNLVERFPDVKVLILSIHDDEAYVTHVLKTGAAGYLLKEMDADALIEAVKVVGAGGAYIHPKVTHNLIKEYRRLASADGDHSTGHVGYKEIEYRKPLHILTRRECDVLQLMTDGYSNRMVGEELYISEKTVKNHVSNILQKMNVNDRTQAVVESIKKGWVKVR, encoded by the coding sequence ATGGCTGCACGAGGACAAATTAAACTTATACTTATCGATGATCATAAATTATTTAGGGAAGGCGTTAAACGTATTCTCGAGATGGAAGATCAGTTGGAAATCGTCGCTGAAGGTGATGATGGGAACGAGGCAACCCGGCTTGCTGCCCAACATCGGCCGGATGTTGTATTAATGGATATTAATATGCCGGGAGTAAACGGTGTTGAGGCTACTCGAAACCTGGTTGAACGGTTTCCCGATGTTAAAGTATTGATTCTTTCCATTCATGATGACGAAGCCTATGTCACCCATGTCTTAAAAACAGGGGCAGCCGGTTATTTGTTAAAGGAAATGGATGCAGATGCGTTGATCGAGGCAGTCAAAGTTGTCGGTGCCGGCGGTGCGTACATCCATCCGAAAGTTACCCATAATTTAATTAAAGAATATCGTAGACTCGCAAGTGCCGACGGGGATCATTCCACCGGTCATGTGGGTTACAAAGAGATTGAATATCGCAAGCCTTTGCATATTCTAACCCGGCGGGAATGCGATGTACTTCAGTTAATGACCGATGGTTACAGTAACCGCATGGTAGGGGAAGAACTGTACATTAGTGAAAAAACCGTCAAAAACCACGTCAGCAATATTTTGCAAAAAATGAATGTGAACGATCGTACACAAGCGGTCGTTGAATCCATTAAAAAAGGCTGGGTAAAAGTACGTTAA